Proteins from a genomic interval of Chryseobacterium indologenes:
- a CDS encoding AAA family ATPase yields the protein MAKIISLFNHKGGVSKTTTVFHLGWKLASQGKKVLMIDADPQCNLTGLTLGLDDYNSLLKFYENKSNTDIFNSLAPIFEFSDVSIAAKENPHAITPTSNPNLFILAGNIRFSELDIQIATALTSSGTIPILRKFVGAFNSFVRKIAEENGIDIVIVDMSPSVSSTNHCIFMSSDYFIIPVSPDFYCYQAIDSLSNVLPKWATDIEKFKGESEDDLPIGNPKMLGFITQNYRIYTVGRTASDTEDVVAPKQMSKVYQDWLDRINHILNTKLVPELREKDMIVDETLFQESVTYGDAYHLSGIQNFSGLIPVSQATAKPIFELTKTDGNWTGARWKWKKNGKEYGIKNNIEEANMVYNNLAEAVIKMI from the coding sequence ATGGCAAAAATTATTTCTCTATTTAATCACAAAGGTGGAGTAAGTAAAACCACTACTGTTTTTCATTTAGGTTGGAAACTAGCATCACAAGGGAAGAAAGTTTTAATGATCGATGCTGATCCACAATGTAATCTTACAGGTCTAACTTTAGGGTTAGATGATTATAATTCCTTATTAAAATTCTATGAAAATAAAAGCAATACAGACATTTTTAATAGTCTTGCGCCTATTTTTGAATTCTCAGACGTAAGTATCGCAGCAAAAGAGAATCCGCATGCAATAACACCAACAAGTAATCCTAATTTATTTATTTTAGCAGGCAATATTAGATTTTCAGAATTAGATATACAGATTGCAACAGCATTAACTAGTAGTGGCACAATTCCAATTCTACGCAAATTTGTAGGTGCTTTTAATAGTTTTGTTAGAAAAATTGCAGAAGAAAATGGTATTGATATTGTAATTGTAGATATGAGTCCAAGTGTCTCATCAACAAATCATTGCATTTTCATGAGTTCAGACTACTTTATTATTCCTGTTTCTCCTGATTTTTATTGTTATCAAGCAATTGACTCTCTAAGTAATGTTCTCCCAAAATGGGCAACAGATATAGAAAAATTCAAAGGTGAAAGTGAAGATGATTTACCGATTGGAAACCCTAAAATGTTAGGTTTTATTACACAAAACTATAGAATTTATACGGTTGGTAGAACGGCTTCTGATACAGAAGATGTAGTTGCACCAAAGCAAATGTCCAAAGTTTATCAAGACTGGCTTGACAGAATAAATCATATTTTAAATACTAAGCTTGTTCCTGAATTACGAGAAAAAGATATGATTGTTGACGAAACTCTATTTCAAGAATCAGTAACTTATGGTGATGCGTACCACTTATCAGGAATCCAAAATTTCAGTGGGTTAATACCTGTTTCACAAGCAACTGCTAAACCTATTTTTGAGTTAACTAAAACTGATGGAAATTGGACAGGAGCCAGATGGAAATGGAAAAAAAATGGTAAAGAATATGGGATTAAAAATAATATAGAGGAAGCAAATATGGTTTATAATAATCTCGCAGAAGCTGTAATCAAAATGATATGA
- a CDS encoding peptidase M17: MLITGLIFSTLTFSQTTTANSSVVPTAVGTSKNWGSVDGISMIGLVQGPSSAEAQLQVACVFEYTDNDIHSAQALPANLNGLVHLDEALKGEFTKIRQGGYFKGHSLETILISPPKGSMSANKLLLIGLGDRNKFTPELMTSVGEVAAREAMRLGVSNFAFASDLKDAGIDSPTALVAGNVVRGIVNANRSEVYLKEHNLSKTKKLEKVYLLAGPSFFEVAGGGIKEAIAEVKK, encoded by the coding sequence ATGTTAATTACAGGGTTGATTTTTTCAACTTTAACTTTTTCTCAAACAACAACTGCAAATTCCTCTGTAGTTCCCACAGCTGTTGGAACTTCAAAAAACTGGGGTTCTGTGGATGGGATTTCAATGATTGGATTGGTTCAAGGACCATCTTCTGCAGAGGCTCAATTGCAGGTTGCCTGTGTTTTTGAATATACGGATAACGACATCCACAGTGCTCAGGCATTGCCCGCCAACCTGAACGGATTAGTACATTTAGATGAAGCTTTGAAAGGAGAATTTACAAAAATAAGACAAGGCGGCTACTTCAAAGGACATTCTTTGGAAACCATTTTGATTTCTCCTCCAAAAGGTTCCATGTCTGCAAATAAACTGTTGCTAATTGGTTTAGGAGACCGAAACAAATTCACTCCTGAATTGATGACATCTGTGGGAGAAGTTGCAGCACGTGAAGCCATGAGATTAGGAGTAAGTAATTTTGCCTTTGCAAGCGATTTAAAAGATGCCGGTATTGATTCTCCAACCGCTCTGGTAGCAGGAAATGTAGTAAGAGGTATTGTGAATGCAAACCGCTCCGAAGTGTATTTGAAAGAACATAACCTTTCCAAAACCAAGAAATTAGAAAAAGTATATCTTCTGGCAGGACCTTCATTCTTTGAAGTTGCTGGAGGAGGAATTAAAGAGGCTATTGCGGAAGTTAAGAAATAG